The following proteins are encoded in a genomic region of Streptomyces gobiensis:
- a CDS encoding Lrp/AsnC family transcriptional regulator, giving the protein MRLNDLDERIVHALAEDARRSYADIGAVVGLSAPAVKRRVDRLRAEGAITGFTVRVDPAALGWATEGFIEMYCRHNTSPEDIRRGLSRYPEVASASTVTGDADAIVQIFAADMRHFERVLERIAGEPFVERTKSVLVLSPLLRRYSAGTPF; this is encoded by the coding sequence GTGCGACTGAACGATCTCGACGAACGCATCGTCCACGCCCTCGCCGAGGACGCCCGCCGCTCCTACGCCGACATCGGCGCGGTGGTCGGGCTCTCCGCCCCTGCCGTCAAGCGCCGGGTCGACCGGCTGCGCGCCGAAGGCGCCATCACCGGCTTCACCGTCCGGGTGGACCCGGCGGCGCTCGGCTGGGCGACCGAGGGGTTCATCGAGATGTACTGCCGCCACAACACCTCCCCGGAGGACATCCGTCGCGGCCTGTCGCGCTACCCGGAGGTGGCGTCCGCGTCGACCGTCACCGGCGACGCGGACGCCATCGTCCAGATCTTCGCCGCCGATATGCGCCACTTCGAACGGGTCCTGGAACGTATCGCCGGGGAGCCCTTCGTGGAGCGCACCAAGTCGGTACTCGTCCTCTCCCCCCTGCTGCGCCGCTACTCAGCGGGCACGCCCTTTTAA
- a CDS encoding flavin monoamine oxidase family protein, with protein sequence MTSTVPAAVHDEQHAEAQSQPPITMFGPDFPFAYDGFLAHPAGLGSVPATVHGTEVAVIGGGLSGIIAAYELMKMGLRPVVYEADEIGGRLRTSTFEGCDPSLTAEMGAMRFPPSSTAFQHYIDLVGLETEPFPNPLAPDTPSTVVDLKGESHYARTLDDLPDVYHQVMDAWNACLEDGADFSDMQRAIRERDIPRIREIWSHLVEKLDNQTFYGFLCDSPAFKSFRHREIFGQVGFGTGGWDTDFPNSILEILRVVYTGADDDHRGIVGGSQQLPQRLWEREPDKLVHWPRGTSLKSLHQGAHRPAVTRLHRTAGNRITVTDATGDIRTYQAAVFTAQSWMLLSKIDCDDSLLPIDHWTAVERTHYMESSKLFVPVDRPFWLDTDEETGRDVMSMTLTDRMTRGTYLLDNGPDQPAVICLSYTWCDDSLKWLPLDANERMEVMLKSLGEIYPKVDIRSHIIGNPVTVSWENEPYFMGAFKANLPGHYRYQRRLFTHFMQDELPADKRGLFLAGDDISWTAGWAEGAVQTALNAVWGVMHQLGGSTDTTNPGPGDVYEEIAPVELPED encoded by the coding sequence ATGACCTCCACCGTGCCCGCCGCCGTCCACGACGAGCAGCACGCAGAGGCCCAGTCCCAGCCGCCCATCACCATGTTCGGCCCGGACTTCCCCTTCGCATACGACGGCTTTCTCGCCCACCCCGCTGGGCTCGGGTCGGTTCCCGCCACCGTGCACGGCACCGAGGTCGCGGTCATCGGCGGTGGCCTCTCCGGCATCATCGCTGCCTATGAACTGATGAAGATGGGTCTCAGGCCCGTCGTCTACGAGGCCGACGAGATCGGCGGACGGCTGCGCACCTCAACCTTCGAGGGCTGCGACCCCTCGCTCACCGCGGAGATGGGCGCGATGCGCTTCCCGCCGTCCTCCACCGCCTTCCAGCACTACATCGACCTGGTCGGTCTGGAGACGGAGCCCTTCCCCAACCCGCTGGCGCCCGACACCCCCTCCACCGTCGTCGACCTGAAGGGCGAGTCCCACTACGCCCGCACCCTCGACGATCTGCCTGACGTCTACCACCAGGTCATGGACGCCTGGAACGCCTGTCTGGAGGACGGCGCCGACTTCTCCGACATGCAGCGCGCCATCCGTGAGCGCGATATCCCGCGTATCCGGGAGATCTGGTCCCACCTGGTCGAAAAGCTGGACAACCAGACGTTCTACGGCTTCCTCTGCGACTCACCGGCCTTCAAGTCCTTCCGCCACCGCGAGATCTTCGGCCAGGTCGGCTTTGGCACCGGCGGCTGGGACACCGACTTCCCCAACTCCATCCTGGAGATCCTCCGCGTCGTCTACACCGGCGCGGACGATGACCACCGTGGCATCGTCGGCGGCAGTCAGCAGCTTCCGCAGCGGCTGTGGGAGCGCGAGCCCGACAAGCTGGTCCACTGGCCGCGGGGCACCTCGCTCAAGTCCCTGCACCAGGGCGCACACCGCCCTGCCGTCACCCGGCTGCACCGCACCGCGGGCAACCGGATCACGGTCACCGACGCCACGGGGGACATCCGCACCTACCAGGCGGCGGTCTTCACCGCCCAGTCCTGGATGCTGCTGTCCAAGATCGACTGCGATGACTCGCTGCTCCCCATCGACCACTGGACGGCCGTCGAGCGCACCCACTACATGGAGTCGTCCAAGCTCTTCGTCCCCGTCGACCGGCCGTTCTGGCTGGACACCGATGAGGAGACGGGCCGCGATGTGATGAGCATGACGCTCACCGACCGGATGACCCGCGGTACTTATCTGCTGGATAACGGGCCGGACCAGCCCGCCGTCATCTGCCTCTCGTACACCTGGTGCGACGACAGCCTCAAGTGGCTGCCACTGGACGCGAATGAGCGCATGGAGGTCATGCTCAAGTCGCTCGGCGAGATCTACCCCAAGGTCGATATCCGCAGCCACATCATCGGCAACCCGGTCACGGTCTCCTGGGAGAACGAGCCCTACTTCATGGGCGCGTTCAAGGCCAACCTCCCCGGGCACTACCGCTACCAGCGGCGTCTGTTCACCCACTTCATGCAGGATGAGCTCCCCGCCGACAAGCGCGGCCTCTTCCTCGCGGGCGACGACATCTCCTGGACGGCGGGCTGGGCCGAGGGCGCCGTGCAGACCGCCCTCAACGCCGTCTGGGGCGTGATGCACCAGCTCGGCGGCTCCACCGACACCACCAACCCAGGTCCGGGCGATGTTTACGAGGAGATCGCCCCGGTGGAGCTCCCCGAGGACTGA
- a CDS encoding sugar-binding transcriptional regulator has protein sequence MGPAELMQAAAMARRFYLEGKSKIQIADEFGVSRFKVARVLETALERDLVRIEIRVPAELDAERSDALRARYGLRHVVVVESPADATEDAADPENLGEVAADLLGELVTEGDVLGLAWGRSTIHMATALRRLPPCTVVQLTGVYDAGTADRGSVEAVRRAAEVAGGEAHPIYAPMLLPDPATAAALRSQTGIAAAFEYFDKVTIAAVSIGSWEPGISTVHDMVSEQERAHYASLGVAAEMSAHLFDTEGRLVGRDLGERCITVEADRLRRVPEVVAIAGGRRKAEAIGAVLRSGLVTSLVTDTAAADHLLRESSPGPRPALDRADPDDTRSPARR, from the coding sequence ATGGGGCCCGCCGAGCTGATGCAGGCGGCGGCGATGGCGCGCCGCTTCTACCTGGAGGGCAAATCCAAGATCCAGATCGCCGATGAGTTCGGGGTCAGCCGCTTCAAGGTGGCCCGGGTCCTGGAGACCGCCCTGGAACGGGACCTCGTACGGATCGAGATCCGGGTCCCCGCCGAGCTGGACGCCGAACGCTCCGACGCCCTGCGTGCCCGCTACGGGCTACGGCACGTCGTCGTCGTCGAATCCCCGGCGGACGCCACCGAGGACGCCGCCGATCCGGAGAACCTGGGCGAGGTGGCCGCCGACCTCCTCGGCGAGCTTGTCACCGAGGGCGATGTGCTCGGCCTCGCCTGGGGCCGCTCCACCATCCATATGGCCACCGCACTGCGCCGGCTGCCGCCGTGCACCGTCGTCCAGCTCACCGGGGTGTACGACGCGGGCACCGCCGACCGCGGCTCTGTCGAGGCGGTACGGCGCGCGGCTGAGGTCGCCGGGGGAGAGGCCCACCCGATCTACGCCCCCATGCTGCTGCCGGACCCCGCCACCGCGGCCGCGCTGCGCAGCCAGACCGGCATCGCCGCGGCCTTCGAGTACTTCGACAAGGTCACCATCGCGGCCGTCTCCATCGGCTCCTGGGAGCCGGGTATCTCCACCGTCCACGACATGGTCTCCGAACAGGAGCGCGCCCACTATGCCTCACTCGGTGTCGCGGCCGAGATGTCCGCCCATCTCTTCGACACCGAAGGACGCCTGGTCGGCCGGGACTTGGGGGAGCGCTGCATCACCGTCGAGGCCGACCGGCTGCGCCGTGTCCCCGAGGTCGTCGCGATCGCGGGTGGCCGCCGCAAGGCAGAGGCGATCGGTGCGGTGCTCCGCTCCGGCCTGGTCACCAGTCTGGTCACGGACACCGCCGCCGCCGACCACCTGCTGCGGGAATCCAGCCCCGGGCCGCGCCCCGCGCTGGACCGGGCAGACCCGGACGACACGCGGTCGCCCGCACGCCGCTAG
- a CDS encoding cation:proton antiporter, with product MHDNTVMLIELGAIILGLGLAGRFAGRLGMSPIPLYLLGGLAFGHGGLLPLGASEGFIEIGAEIGVILLLLMLGLEYSASELVTNLKIQYPSGVVDFLLNATPGAVAALLLGWGPVGALALAGVTWISSSGVIAKVLTDLQRLGNRETPVVLGILVMEDLAMAVYLPLLTATLAGLGLAAGSVTLAIALGTVGIVLYLALRHGRLVSRAVSSDNPETLLLVILGLTLLVAGVAERLQVSAAVGAFLVGIAISGEVAHSARALLTPLRDLFAAVFFVFFGLSTVPANIPPVLIPALLLAAVTMVTKIVTGWYAARRAGISARGRLRAGGALVARGEFSIVIAGLAAGSEPRIAPLATAYVLLLVIVGPLTARWTEPVVRRLGALYGRKPPAGPAAPPSPPGMGTPGFPVSHS from the coding sequence GTGCACGACAACACCGTGATGCTGATCGAACTCGGCGCGATCATCCTCGGCCTCGGGCTCGCCGGGCGCTTCGCCGGACGCCTCGGCATGTCGCCGATTCCGCTCTATCTGCTGGGCGGGCTCGCCTTCGGCCACGGTGGGCTCCTCCCACTCGGTGCCAGTGAGGGTTTTATCGAGATCGGCGCCGAGATCGGTGTCATTCTGCTGCTCCTGATGCTGGGCCTGGAGTACAGCGCCTCCGAACTCGTCACCAACCTCAAGATCCAGTACCCCTCCGGCGTCGTCGACTTCCTCCTCAACGCGACGCCGGGCGCTGTCGCCGCCCTGCTGCTGGGCTGGGGGCCGGTGGGCGCTCTCGCGCTCGCCGGTGTCACCTGGATCTCGTCGTCCGGGGTCATTGCCAAGGTCCTCACTGATCTCCAGCGGCTGGGTAACCGGGAGACCCCGGTGGTGCTCGGCATCCTGGTCATGGAGGACCTGGCCATGGCCGTGTATCTGCCGTTGCTGACGGCCACGCTCGCCGGGCTCGGGCTGGCAGCGGGCAGCGTCACCCTGGCGATTGCCCTGGGGACCGTCGGCATCGTCCTCTATCTCGCACTCCGGCATGGCCGGCTGGTCAGCCGTGCCGTCTCCTCCGACAATCCGGAGACGCTGCTGCTGGTCATCCTGGGCCTGACCCTGCTGGTCGCCGGGGTTGCCGAGAGGCTTCAGGTATCCGCCGCCGTCGGTGCCTTCCTCGTCGGTATCGCGATCTCCGGGGAGGTCGCCCACAGCGCCAGGGCGCTGCTGACCCCGCTGCGCGATCTGTTCGCCGCCGTCTTCTTCGTCTTCTTCGGGCTGTCCACCGTTCCCGCCAACATCCCTCCGGTACTCATCCCCGCCCTGCTCCTGGCCGCCGTCACCATGGTGACCAAGATCGTCACCGGCTGGTATGCCGCCCGGCGGGCCGGGATCAGCGCCAGGGGGCGGCTGCGCGCTGGTGGGGCCCTGGTCGCCCGGGGAGAGTTCTCCATCGTCATCGCCGGGCTCGCCGCCGGTTCCGAGCCCAGGATCGCCCCTCTCGCCACCGCCTATGTGCTGCTGCTCGTCATCGTCGGCCCGCTGACAGCCCGCTGGACCGAGCCTGTCGTACGGCGACTGGGCGCCCTCTACGGCCGTAAGCCCCCGGCGGGCCCCGCCGCACCGCCCTCGCCGCCCGGGATGGGTACGCCGGGGTTCCCCGTGTCGCACTCGTAG
- a CDS encoding cation:proton antiporter regulatory subunit, with protein MTTRRTSLPGVGTQYDISTRAGRHISVVVHLDGRRFIGFYDPEDPDVCRATVPMDPDEAAAFARLVSPEDATPDLGTGDLDLDLVTERIPVSTHSPYRSRPLGATRARTRTGASIVAVLRRTGAIPAPGPDFRLEAGDTLVVVGTREGVDDLVQIISGA; from the coding sequence TTGACCACACGTCGCACCTCGCTGCCGGGTGTCGGCACCCAGTACGACATCTCCACCCGTGCGGGCCGCCATATCTCCGTTGTCGTCCATCTGGACGGCCGCCGTTTCATCGGTTTCTACGATCCGGAGGACCCCGACGTCTGCCGGGCCACCGTCCCCATGGACCCCGATGAAGCGGCCGCGTTCGCCCGGCTTGTCTCGCCCGAGGACGCCACCCCCGATCTGGGCACCGGTGATCTCGATCTGGATCTGGTCACCGAGCGCATCCCGGTCTCCACCCACTCGCCCTACCGCAGCCGCCCCCTGGGAGCCACCCGCGCCCGTACCCGCACCGGTGCTTCCATCGTCGCCGTGCTCCGGCGCACGGGGGCCATCCCCGCCCCGGGACCCGACTTCCGGCTGGAGGCGGGCGACACGCTTGTCGTGGTCGGCACCCGTGAAGGCGTCGATGACCTCGTCCAGATCATCTCCGGCGCCTGA
- a CDS encoding amino acid permease yields the protein MLDQNVAPPAPPSPSARPMSRFMRRKPVERLVAETGQGSGGQLRRSLTMWQLTMISIGATLGTGIFVVLGEAVPKAGPAVTIAFVIAGLTALFSALSYAELAGTIPASGSSYSYSYATLGELVAWVCGLCLILEYGVSVAAVAVGWGEYLNELLDGTIGVTIPAALSAPPGEGGLFNLPAMLVVVLAMGFLLGGARESARVNTIMVVVKVGALLLFCAVAFTGIRAGNYDPFMPLGMAGVSAAGASLFFSYIGFDAASTAGEEAKNPQRDLPRAIMLSLLIVTVLYVLVAAAAVGATPWQHFEGSEAALAGVMKDVTGHSFWAVILAAGAVIAIASVVLAVLYGQTRILFAMSRDGLVPKVFSKVNPRTGTPRANTVLVGAFCGVLAAAVPLGQLADATSIGTLFAFALVNIAVIVLRRNRPEMPRTFRVPLSPVLPLIGLGLCVWMMTRLPMITWMVFVGWMVAGLMFYFVYGQRRSRLATEPTTTTEK from the coding sequence GTGCTGGACCAGAACGTAGCGCCGCCCGCACCACCCTCCCCATCCGCCAGACCCATGTCCCGGTTTATGCGGCGCAAGCCTGTCGAGCGCCTGGTCGCCGAGACCGGTCAGGGCAGCGGTGGCCAGCTGCGGCGCTCGCTCACCATGTGGCAGCTGACCATGATCAGCATCGGAGCCACACTGGGCACCGGCATCTTCGTCGTCCTCGGCGAGGCCGTTCCCAAGGCAGGGCCCGCGGTCACGATCGCCTTTGTGATCGCCGGTCTCACCGCCCTCTTCTCCGCCCTCTCCTACGCCGAGCTGGCCGGCACCATCCCCGCCTCCGGCTCCTCGTACTCCTACTCCTACGCCACCCTCGGTGAGCTGGTGGCCTGGGTGTGCGGGCTGTGCCTGATCCTCGAATACGGGGTATCGGTCGCGGCGGTGGCCGTCGGCTGGGGCGAATATCTCAACGAACTGCTCGACGGCACCATTGGTGTCACGATCCCAGCCGCGCTGTCCGCCCCGCCTGGTGAAGGCGGACTGTTCAACCTGCCCGCCATGCTGGTCGTGGTGCTCGCCATGGGCTTTCTGCTCGGTGGCGCCAGGGAGAGCGCCCGCGTCAACACCATCATGGTCGTGGTGAAGGTCGGCGCGCTGCTGCTCTTCTGCGCGGTCGCGTTCACCGGTATCAGGGCTGGCAACTACGACCCGTTTATGCCGCTGGGCATGGCGGGCGTCAGCGCCGCCGGAGCATCCCTGTTCTTCTCGTACATCGGCTTCGACGCCGCCTCCACCGCCGGCGAGGAGGCCAAGAACCCGCAGCGTGACCTGCCTCGCGCGATCATGCTCTCCCTGCTTATCGTCACCGTGCTGTACGTCCTGGTCGCCGCGGCCGCTGTTGGTGCCACGCCCTGGCAGCACTTCGAGGGCTCCGAGGCCGCCCTCGCCGGCGTCATGAAGGACGTCACCGGACACAGCTTCTGGGCGGTGATCCTCGCGGCCGGAGCCGTGATCGCCATCGCCAGCGTCGTCCTGGCCGTCCTGTACGGCCAGACCCGCATCCTGTTCGCGATGTCCCGTGATGGCCTCGTCCCGAAGGTCTTCTCCAAGGTCAACCCGCGCACCGGTACGCCGCGCGCCAACACCGTGCTCGTCGGGGCCTTCTGCGGTGTACTCGCCGCCGCGGTCCCGCTGGGTCAGCTCGCCGACGCCACCAGCATCGGCACGCTGTTCGCCTTCGCCCTCGTCAATATCGCGGTGATCGTGCTGCGCCGGAACCGGCCCGAGATGCCGCGCACCTTCCGGGTGCCGCTGTCGCCGGTGCTGCCCCTGATCGGCCTGGGTCTCTGCGTCTGGATGATGACGAGGCTGCCCATGATCACCTGGATGGTCTTCGTCGGCTGGATGGTCGCGGGTCTCATGTTCTACTTCGTGTACGGGCAGCGCCGCTCCCGGCTGGCCACCGAGCCCACCACGACCACAGAAAAGTGA
- a CDS encoding DUF5995 family protein yields the protein MTSAEQMSPQRTATVEWAVKRMRAIGAGLPPEDGVAVFNQVYLSVTEDFGQRLAEGHFEDREAAGELGARFAGRYLTAVDATAAGQRAPACWRPLFQLRGHPSVHPLQFALAGINAHIGHDLPLSLVDTCVTRGAGPDELEADFNRVGELLIGMEERLREELMPGPDLLDVADPLTHLVGSWNLSKAREGAWSAFRVLWRLREFPELAGEFTGRLDASVGMAGRILLTPVRR from the coding sequence ATGACGTCAGCTGAACAGATGTCGCCGCAGCGCACGGCGACGGTGGAGTGGGCCGTAAAGCGGATGCGCGCGATCGGTGCCGGGCTGCCGCCCGAGGACGGGGTCGCGGTATTCAACCAGGTGTATCTGTCGGTCACCGAGGATTTCGGACAGCGCTTGGCGGAGGGGCACTTCGAGGACCGGGAGGCCGCCGGTGAGCTGGGGGCACGGTTCGCCGGGCGGTATCTGACGGCGGTCGACGCCACGGCGGCGGGGCAGCGGGCACCCGCCTGCTGGCGGCCGCTGTTCCAGCTGCGCGGCCATCCCTCGGTGCACCCGCTGCAGTTCGCACTGGCCGGGATCAACGCGCACATCGGGCACGATCTGCCGCTGTCGCTGGTGGATACCTGCGTCACCCGGGGAGCCGGACCGGATGAGCTGGAAGCGGACTTCAACCGGGTCGGGGAGCTGCTCATCGGGATGGAGGAGCGGCTCCGGGAAGAGCTGATGCCCGGGCCCGATCTGCTTGATGTGGCGGATCCGCTGACCCATCTGGTGGGGTCGTGGAACCTGAGCAAGGCACGTGAGGGGGCGTGGTCGGCGTTCCGCGTGCTGTGGCGGCTGCGGGAGTTTCCCGAGCTGGCCGGGGAGTTCACCGGTCGGCTGGACGCCAGCGTCGGGATGGCCGGGCGCATCCTGCTGACACCGGTGCGGCGGTGA
- a CDS encoding MFS transporter, which yields MEAASLGTARRSVAVVFAVHGAASGSYATRIPWIQERLGLGPGQLGIALACATAGAAVAMPLSARLAHRYGPRGAVRWLAVLCCVTVTLPPLAPGLLWLCGALLLFGAGLGLLDVAMNAQGVQIEERLGRSVMSGLHGLWSVGTLIGGAGGAMAAHTGLDARVHLGCTAPLLAGVALLVSRWTPDIRAGPSVARPPRFALPSRAVLAVGLVGFCAVFAEGASMDWSGVYLREVTGASPGLAAGAYTAFAGTMAVARLAGDATVRRFGPVGTVRAGGVLATLGGALVVTARTPGPAVAGFALTGVGIAVVVPLCFAAAGRTTALPGQAIAGVATLAYASGLAAPALVGWIAEATTLPVSFALVTVLTAGLVVGAGLLRPPSGESSGAYRTSGRYRCDADVHDVS from the coding sequence ATGGAGGCAGCCTCCCTGGGCACCGCCCGGCGTTCCGTCGCCGTGGTCTTCGCGGTGCATGGGGCGGCCAGCGGCAGCTACGCGACCCGGATCCCCTGGATCCAGGAGCGGCTGGGGCTGGGCCCGGGGCAGTTGGGGATCGCGCTGGCCTGCGCCACGGCGGGGGCCGCCGTGGCGATGCCGCTGTCCGCGCGGCTGGCACATCGGTACGGGCCCCGGGGCGCGGTGCGCTGGCTCGCCGTGCTCTGCTGCGTCACCGTGACGCTGCCGCCGCTGGCGCCGGGTCTGCTGTGGCTGTGCGGGGCGCTGCTGCTGTTCGGTGCCGGGCTGGGCCTGCTGGATGTGGCGATGAACGCACAGGGGGTGCAGATCGAGGAGCGGTTGGGGCGCTCTGTGATGTCCGGGCTGCACGGGCTGTGGAGCGTGGGCACGCTGATCGGCGGTGCGGGCGGCGCGATGGCCGCGCATACGGGGCTGGACGCCCGGGTCCATCTGGGCTGTACCGCGCCGCTGCTGGCAGGCGTGGCGCTGCTCGTATCGCGGTGGACGCCGGATATCCGGGCCGGGCCCTCGGTGGCGCGGCCACCGCGTTTCGCGCTGCCGTCGCGGGCCGTGCTGGCGGTCGGGCTCGTCGGCTTCTGCGCGGTCTTCGCCGAGGGTGCGTCGATGGACTGGTCGGGTGTCTATCTGCGCGAGGTGACCGGTGCTTCGCCGGGGCTGGCGGCGGGCGCGTACACCGCCTTCGCCGGCACCATGGCCGTGGCCCGGCTGGCCGGTGACGCCACGGTGCGGCGTTTTGGGCCGGTAGGGACCGTACGGGCCGGCGGGGTGCTGGCGACGCTGGGTGGAGCGCTGGTGGTCACCGCACGGACACCGGGCCCGGCGGTCGCGGGCTTCGCGCTGACCGGGGTAGGTATCGCGGTCGTGGTGCCGCTGTGCTTCGCGGCGGCGGGGCGGACCACGGCGCTGCCGGGGCAGGCGATCGCGGGGGTGGCGACGCTGGCGTACGCCTCGGGCCTGGCGGCTCCGGCGCTGGTCGGCTGGATCGCCGAGGCGACGACTCTGCCGGTGTCCTTCGCGCTGGTGACGGTCCTGACGGCGGGCCTGGTGGTGGGCGCGGGGCTGCTGCGTCCCCCGTCCGGGGAGTCCTCAGGCGCGTACCGCACATCGGGGAGGTATCGCTGCGACGCTGATGTGCATGACGTCAGCTGA
- a CDS encoding GuaB1 family IMP dehydrogenase-related protein, which produces MRFLNDQRPPYDLTYDDVFMVPSRSAVGSRQGVDLSSPDGTGTTIPLVVANMTAIAGRRMAETVARRGGLVVIPQDIPIDVVTDVISWVKQRHLVLDTPIVLAPHATVADALSLLPKRAHGAGVVVDDGRPVGVVTESDLTGVDRFTQLTEVMSKELLLLDADIDPREAFNRLDAAHRKLAPAVDRDGKLVGMLTRKGALRATLYTPATDAQGRLRIAAAVGINGDVAGRTKALLDAGVDTLVVDTAHGHQEGMIETLKAVRALDPQVPVVAGNVVAAEGVRDLLQAGADIVKVGVGPGAMCTTRMMTGVGRPQFSAVLECAAEARKYGKHVWADGGVRHPRDVAMALAAGASNVMIGSWFSGTFESPGDLQHTADGRPYKESFGMASARAVRNRTSEESAYDRARKGLFEEGISTSRMFLDPARPGVEDLIDSIIAGVRSSCTYAGAGSLEEFAEKAVIGIQSAAGYAEGKPLHASWS; this is translated from the coding sequence GTGCGATTCCTCAACGATCAGCGGCCCCCGTACGACCTCACGTACGACGATGTGTTCATGGTGCCGAGCCGTTCCGCGGTCGGCTCCCGGCAGGGCGTGGACCTGTCGTCTCCCGACGGGACCGGCACCACCATCCCGCTCGTCGTCGCCAATATGACCGCCATCGCCGGACGGCGGATGGCCGAGACGGTCGCCCGCCGCGGCGGCCTCGTCGTCATCCCCCAGGACATCCCGATCGATGTTGTCACCGACGTCATCTCCTGGGTCAAGCAGCGCCATCTCGTCCTGGACACCCCGATCGTGCTGGCGCCCCACGCCACCGTCGCCGACGCGCTGTCCCTGCTGCCCAAGCGGGCACATGGCGCGGGCGTCGTCGTTGACGACGGCCGCCCCGTGGGCGTTGTCACCGAGAGCGACCTCACCGGGGTCGACCGTTTCACCCAGTTGACCGAGGTGATGTCCAAGGAGCTGCTGCTCCTGGACGCGGACATCGATCCGCGCGAGGCCTTCAACCGCCTCGACGCGGCCCACCGCAAGCTGGCCCCCGCGGTTGACCGGGACGGCAAGCTGGTCGGCATGCTGACCCGCAAGGGCGCCCTGCGCGCGACCCTCTACACCCCCGCCACCGACGCCCAGGGCAGGCTCCGTATCGCCGCGGCCGTCGGTATCAACGGCGATGTCGCGGGCCGCACCAAGGCGCTCCTCGACGCGGGTGTCGACACCCTGGTCGTGGACACCGCGCACGGTCACCAGGAGGGCATGATCGAGACCCTTAAGGCGGTCCGCGCCCTGGACCCGCAGGTCCCGGTCGTGGCGGGCAATGTCGTCGCCGCCGAGGGCGTGCGCGATCTCCTCCAGGCCGGGGCTGACATCGTCAAGGTCGGCGTCGGACCGGGCGCCATGTGCACCACCCGGATGATGACCGGCGTCGGCCGCCCGCAGTTCTCCGCTGTTCTGGAGTGCGCCGCCGAAGCCAGGAAGTACGGCAAGCACGTCTGGGCCGACGGTGGCGTCCGGCACCCCCGCGATGTCGCCATGGCGCTCGCCGCCGGAGCCTCCAACGTCATGATCGGCTCCTGGTTCTCCGGCACCTTCGAGTCCCCGGGCGACCTCCAGCACACCGCCGACGGGCGGCCGTACAAGGAGTCCTTCGGCATGGCCTCCGCCCGCGCTGTGCGGAACCGCACCAGCGAGGAGTCGGCCTATGACCGGGCCCGTAAGGGACTGTTCGAGGAGGGCATCTCCACTTCCCGGATGTTCCTCGACCCGGCCCGCCCGGGCGTCGAGGACCTGATCGACTCGATCATCGCCGGCGTACGCTCCTCCTGCACCTACGCCGGAGCGGGTTCCCTGGAGGAGTTCGCGGAGAAGGCCGTCATCGGCATCCAGAGCGCCGCTGGCTACGCCGAGGGCAAGCCACTGCACGCCAGCTGGAGCTGA
- a CDS encoding carbon-nitrogen hydrolase family protein: MTPLRTALYQGPGGVPASTADSLAALGRAARRAADAGARLLVTPELSLTGYALGSAVPELAEPADGPGAQAVAQIAAEHSLAIAYGYPERDGAAVYNSAQLIGPHGTRLANYRKTHLFGEFEAAHFRAGQDPIVQTELDGVRLGLLICYDVEFPETVRAHALAGTELLLVPTALMRPYEFVPQTLLPTRAWESQLYIAYANRYGPEGEFTFAGLSCLAAPDGTVRTRAGTGEDLVIADADPAFLAASRAGNTYLTDRRPELYSPLPPQGEPRR; encoded by the coding sequence ATGACGCCGCTGCGCACCGCGCTGTACCAAGGCCCCGGCGGCGTCCCCGCCAGCACCGCGGACAGCCTCGCCGCGCTCGGGCGGGCCGCCCGCCGCGCCGCCGACGCCGGAGCGCGGCTGCTGGTAACCCCCGAGCTTTCCCTCACCGGATACGCGCTCGGCAGCGCCGTTCCGGAGCTCGCCGAGCCCGCCGACGGGCCCGGCGCACAAGCCGTGGCCCAGATCGCCGCCGAACACTCCCTCGCCATCGCCTATGGCTACCCGGAGCGGGACGGCGCCGCCGTATACAACTCCGCCCAGCTCATCGGCCCCCACGGCACCCGCCTCGCCAACTACCGCAAGACACATCTCTTCGGCGAGTTCGAGGCCGCCCACTTCCGGGCCGGCCAGGACCCCATCGTCCAGACCGAGCTGGATGGCGTCCGCCTCGGCCTGCTGATCTGCTACGACGTCGAGTTCCCGGAGACCGTCCGGGCCCATGCGCTGGCCGGTACGGAGCTGCTGCTCGTCCCCACCGCGCTGATGCGCCCCTACGAGTTCGTCCCCCAGACCCTGCTGCCGACCCGGGCCTGGGAGAGCCAGCTCTATATCGCGTACGCCAACCGCTACGGCCCCGAAGGAGAGTTCACCTTCGCCGGGCTGAGCTGCCTGGCCGCCCCCGACGGGACCGTCCGTACCCGCGCGGGAACCGGCGAGGACCTCGTCATCGCCGACGCCGACCCGGCCTTCCTCGCCGCCTCCCGCGCCGGGAACACCTACCTCACCGACCGCCGCCCCGAGCTCTACTCGCCCCTGCCCCCGCAAGGAGAACCGCGCCGATGA